The genomic segment AAATTCAAAAGCACTATGGAATGTAGAAATTTTACCGGACAGCCGATATACGCACAAATCACAAAATACCTCTCTAAAGGCGAAATTCTGGGGCAATCCCGCAGCGTTGGCGGGGAACGCTATGTCAAGAAGTTCGACGGGTTCCAGCACCTGCTCGTGCTGTTGTTCGCTGTATTCAAAAATTACAGGTCCCTGCGCGAAATCCTTACGGGAGTGAACACGGAAGCGAGGCACCTGTGGCACGCCGAGTTCACGGGACCGCTGAAGATGAGCACTTTCTCAGACGCGAACAACAGACGCCCCTGCAAGTTCTTCGAGGCCGTCTACAAGTCGCTCTACGAAAAGTTCGGCCGTTTTTTACCGGACAG from the Hallerella porci genome contains:
- a CDS encoding DUF4372 domain-containing protein: MECRNFTGQPIYAQITKYLSKGEILGQSRSVGGERYVKKFDGFQHLLVLLFAVFKNYRSLREILTGVNTEARHLWHAEFTGPLKMSTFSDANNRRPCKFFEAVYKSLYEKFGRFLPD